DNA from Planctomycetia bacterium:
CAGCGGCGAATAGGGCGAGAGAGATACAAAGGCAAAGCGTTAAAACGAATATCTTTGCTGATAAGGTTTGGCCCCACCAGAAGCACCAGGATCATCAGCAGGAAAAACTGGATGTAGAAGAAAAAATGATAAGCCAGCGTCCAAACGGTCAATCGATATTCTTCAGGTACGTTGAGTAGCTCTTCAGGCAGAATGAATCCTATCAGTGGTTTGATGTAGGTGTTGCCTTGCTCAAATAAGCTCCAGATAATCATGAACGTAGCAAGAGCCAGGGCAGGGCCAAAACAGGATATTACGCAGAGCCTGGTCAGCTTGCTGCGAAACTGCATCCGCACCCCATGACGGGTGATCGCCCACCATCGCCACACCTGGCTGGCCAGCTTGCCATTCCAGTGCTGGTAACCTTGATCAAAAATCGGCATGGATCATGGTCTCGCTTGGTGGTGACTATTTGCCAATGGCTTCCAAGAACACATCTTCCAGGGTGCTTCTGCGCGGGCGCAGATGCCTGATCTGGAACGACTCCTGATTCGCCAGTTCCCAGAGCATCCGTTCGTCTCGATTTTCAGGCAGCGTCACGATTAAATGATCGTCAATGGATCGCGCTTCACATCCCAGTTCCACCAGGCGTGATTTGAATCTGTCCTGCTCAACTTTCACGCGGACTTCAAACGCCTGCTGATGAATCATTTTGAGATCAGTGATTTTGCCCTGCGTGAGCACTTTGCCACGCCCCATCACAATGACATAATCACAGACTGCTTCCACATCCGGAAGCAGATGGCTGCTGTAAAGCAGACTGATCCCCTTATTGCGACACAGATCGCGAGCCAGTTCAATCAGATCATCACGGCCTGGAGGATCCATGCCATTGGTCGGCTCATCCATGATGAGCAGTTTGGGATCATGCACCAGTGCCGCCCCCAACTTCAGTCGCTGTTTCATACCGGTGGAGTAACTGTCGGTAGCCCGGTAGCGAGCTTCTCCCAGGCCAACATAATCGAGTACCTCATGGGCCCGCTGCATGGCGTCGCTGCTGGCCATGCCACCCAATTCTCCTGCATAGGCGACAAATTCAATCCCGGCCGTGCCCGGGAACAGGCATTCATCTTCAGGTACAAATCCCACTTTCTGACGAATGGTCAACGGATCACGCTTGATATCAAGTCCCAGCACTTTGCCGGAACCATTATTAATGGAAATGAGGCCAAGCAGGGTACGTATCATCGTCGTTTTGCCAGCGCCATTTGGGCCTAACAGGCCAATAGCACCCATCGGCGCCTGCACCGTAAGGTCATGCAATGCACGTATTTTGCCGTACATTTTGGTGACCTGTTGTAATTCAAACAGATGATTCATGTCAAAAGTTCATGAATGGGAACTATGTCTATTCGAGCCTGTTGATTAACTGTGGCAGGGTTATTCGGTACTCCGAATGACCCTGCTGGATGTGCAATTAACATCGTATTCTTGCAGGGTCATGCATGAGTACATGCATGACCCTGCCACAGCTGACAGTTCATCAACAGACTCTTAGTCTATGACCTGAGTACGCTGTGTAGCAATTCGTTGGTCAACTGCCGAAATTGTTTGGCTTGTGGAAGAATTGGTTACAGATGCCAGAGAGAAGTTGATTCCCAGCCAGGCAGCGATGATGACCACGGGCCAGACAATGACCAGGCATACCGCAGCGGGATACACAGCTTGCCTGCCACCCAGCAGGGCAAACAGAAACACAGGCACAAAGTAACACAGAATGAAAAGTGTGCTGGCCTGGATGATGCCCCACATCTTAGAGGTGGCAATACTTCTGACTGGGATAGCTGTCATCAGCAGATCATCCCAGGTTTTCATCCGTTTTTCCTCATTAATGGTGCCCATAGAGCGCAGGAATACGGTGATCGCCGCAAAGACGATCAGAATGACTCCCATCAGAGTTACTTCCCGCTCGATGGCATTCAGACTCAATCGCTGGAACAGTTGAAGCAGTTCACGCCATTGCAGCCTGATCAGATGATAAACCAGTCGGCCTTGGGTAATGTTGTTGACGATGCCGCCGATCATGCTGATGGAAAATGCCATGCATCCCAGAGCGCCCAGCCAGGTCGGGATGGATCGCAACGCAGGCAAGGGTGCAATGCCCAGAATGTGCCGTTCCCTCCAGCGAATGGGATCCGCGCCGATCGTGTTCATGCGAATGCCCCACCGCCATCGCATCGATCGGTCTTCCAGTTGCCGCAGGCACGCCCAGCGAATCGTCCAGCAGGAAAGTTTGACAAAGAACCAACCTATGATGGCAAAGAACAACATGTGAGCCAGCAATGTTTCAGGCTTGATGCTGGTGAAGGGATAAGCAGAAATGCCAACCACCACTTCTGCCGGATTCATCCAGGTCGGAATGGGTTTTTCACCGAGTAAAGTCAAACTGAACAGAACAACGATGATCATGATGGAATAGCAAGCCATGATGGCATCGCGCGTTCGTCTGGTGATGACAGCACTGAAAATGCAGATGCCTGTCAGTGCAAAGGTGATGATGAATGCATGCAGGTAACAGATTAGAATGTGGACTAAATCAACCCTGGCCAGGCCCGCAACCACGAACACCAGCGGCATGCTGAAGAGCATGAATCGAAACAGTTGCCAGTAGCGTCCCAGCACTTTGCCCCAGACAATTTCATGGTCGGAGAGTTCAGTACAAAACAGTGCTGTCAGCGTATCCTTCTCTTTTTCCTGCCCGAGTGCACTGGCTGTTAAGGCGGGAGTTACCAGTAACAACACAAAGAGTTGCAGAGG
Protein-coding regions in this window:
- a CDS encoding ABC transporter permease subunit, with protein sequence MSWDFPYRLGGPVLAWEMHRGKDRRSIIILGICFFLLCCLHFGSTALQFDSRINSQYYAGERDNQRWQDRIDYVNESKLLFAAQYLGKFFPLQLFVLLLVTPALTASALGQEKEKDTLTALFCTELSDHEIVWGKVLGRYWQLFRFMLFSMPLVFVVAGLARVDLVHILICYLHAFIITFALTGICIFSAVITRRTRDAIMACYSIMIIVVLFSLTLLGEKPIPTWMNPAEVVVGISAYPFTSIKPETLLAHMLFFAIIGWFFVKLSCWTIRWACLRQLEDRSMRWRWGIRMNTIGADPIRWRERHILGIAPLPALRSIPTWLGALGCMAFSISMIGGIVNNITQGRLVYHLIRLQWRELLQLFQRLSLNAIEREVTLMGVILIVFAAITVFLRSMGTINEEKRMKTWDDLLMTAIPVRSIATSKMWGIIQASTLFILCYFVPVFLFALLGGRQAVYPAAVCLVIVWPVVIIAAWLGINFSLASVTNSSTSQTISAVDQRIATQRTQVID
- a CDS encoding ABC transporter ATP-binding protein; this encodes MNHLFELQQVTKMYGKIRALHDLTVQAPMGAIGLLGPNGAGKTTMIRTLLGLISINNGSGKVLGLDIKRDPLTIRQKVGFVPEDECLFPGTAGIEFVAYAGELGGMASSDAMQRAHEVLDYVGLGEARYRATDSYSTGMKQRLKLGAALVHDPKLLIMDEPTNGMDPPGRDDLIELARDLCRNKGISLLYSSHLLPDVEAVCDYVIVMGRGKVLTQGKITDLKMIHQQAFEVRVKVEQDRFKSRLVELGCEARSIDDHLIVTLPENRDERMLWELANQESFQIRHLRPRRSTLEDVFLEAIGK